Within the Mucilaginibacter sp. CSA2-8R genome, the region GCAGCTTTTGATTGAATCGTTTGTTATTAATTTAATTTCGCTATTAATTGCAGTATTGTGGGTTTTGCTCATTAGCTATATGTTGCAGCGACTATCAGGTAGTACACAAACTTATCATTTACTCATTGACGGTGGTATATTGTATAAGGCGCTTTTGGGCTTTGCAGCCAGCATCATTTTATCGGCTATTTATCCGGCTGTCGTACTGTCCAGATTGCAGCCTATAAAAGTGCTTAAAGGACGGTTTGCGTTTTCTAAAAGCGGCGTTTGGTTGCGTAAAAGCATGGTGTCTTTTCAATTTGCGGCCTCATTGCTGTTGTTGGCCGGCACGTTTGCTGTTTACCGGCAATTAAATTATATGAGTAACGAAGACACCGGCGTTAATTTAAAGCAGACAGTTGTAATAAAAGCGCCTTCGAATACGGACAATTACCTTCAAAAAGTAAGCAGTTTTAAAAGCAGAGCAGAGCAGATTACTGGTGTGCAGTCGGTAAGTGTGTCGGGTGCGGTGCCGGGCAAAAGAGTTGGTATGGCAGCCGCCTGCCGCCGGTATGGTACCTCAAAGGCAACAGAACGAGCTTACGAAATGCTGCGGGTAGACTTTGACTTTACAAAGATGTACCGGTTGCAATTAATTGCCGGGCGTACTTACAACGCAGCCAACACGGCCGACTCAACCAAAATTTTATTGAACGAAGAGGCGGTTAAACAATTCGGTTTTTCGTCTGCACAGGATGCTGTGGGTAAAAAGATCTGGATCGAGTCGTTGGACAAAGAGCCTAATGAAATTATCGGTGTGGTTAAAGATTTTCATCAGCAATCGTTAAAAGAAGCATACGCAGCTACGGTGCTTTTTATGGATCCAAAACTTACCTGGGTGCCGCTTAAATATCTATCTGTTCAAGCCAGCCAATCGCATATTACACCGGTTAATGCTCAACTGGCCAACTTATGGGCCGAAACTTTTCCTGATTCGTCTTTTGATTATTTTTTCCTGGATGATTTTTATGCAAGGCAGTATGAACAGGATATTCATTTCGGACAGGTGTTTATCTTGTTTTCATCCATTACGATAATCATCGCCTGTTTAGGTTTGTTTGGCTTAACAACTTACTCAACCGTAAGGCGGCAAAAAGAAATCGGTGTGCGTAAGGTATTAGGTGCATCAGCGCAAAGCATTATCGGTTTGCTGAGCAACGAAATGTTTAAGCTTATTTTGATAGCAGGTTTAATTGCTTTACCATTGGCAGCTATCATCATCTATCAATGGCTGCAGGGTTACGCCTTTAGGGTACAAATAACGTGGTGGCAATTTGTACTGCCTATAGCAGTGTTAATGTTCATCTCGTTTTCTACAACTATATTTTTAACTTACAAAGCAGCTTTAAGTAATCCGGTAAAAACCTTGAGGGATGACTGAAATTGATTACAGTAAAGCAGCTACTTTTTGATAACGGTGTTGCCGCTCAATAAATACTATATTTAGGCACTTAAGTTATTCAATATTTAAATATCATGACTACTACTGTTAGCCCCAACCCTTGCATTTATTGTGCTAAAGATGAACGCCTTACCAATTTAACCATCGAAATTACCGAACTGCAAGCCAGTATACTTTATTTGTTTAAAGAACAAACTTATCGTGGCCGTTGCGTGCTGGCTTATAAAAAGGAGCACAAAAACGAAATATTTGAACTGTCAAAAGAGGAGCGCGAATTATTTATGGATGATTTAAGCCGGGCTGCTAAAGCCATTAATGCTGCATTTGGACCCGATAAAATCAACTATGGCGCTTATGGCGACAAGATGCCGCACATCCATTTCCATTTGGTTCCCAAATATGAAAATGCACCGCAATGGGGCAGCACATTTGTAATGTTCCCGGAACCAACCGTACACTTGCAAGAAAGTGAATACGCTGAGATGATTGAAAAAATCAAAAGTCATTTGTAAAGCAAATTGATTCTTATCAAAATCCTCCGCAAACAGGAGGATTTTGATAAGAATCATATAAAGCTTGTTGAAGAATCTGCCCTTATCTTAATCAACTTTGCCCGAATGGCGAGCGGCACAAATTAATCGCTTTTGGTGGCACATGCTTTTAGTTTTTGCTTAAGCTTATTCCAAAGCGTGGAACGTAGCAAAAGTTGAATAGCCTGTGGTGTAGTCCGACTTTAAGAATAAAAGTTTTTTGTAATAAAGTACTATATGCATGGTACCTGGCATCGTGCACCTACTGCTTGCCTTTGGAAGTAAACATGATATAGCTACGCTAAATTTATGCTTTGTTTATTGCAAAGCAAAAGAAATGACCGCAATGCCAATGAGTCGACTGCAAAAGTCAATCATCACACGCTTTGGTCTAAATAGCGGAAATATTAATTAGCATTGTGGGACGCTAATGTGTATTAGCATGACGGCTGTGTAAGGTTTACTCACGCACCTTAATTAGAAATACTCAATTAAATTGCAACGTAAACACTGTACCCACACCTTCGGTAGATTGCACCTGGATATTTCCTTTATGCATCAGCATAATCTGTTTGCACAAGCTTAAACCAATGCCGCTGCCGGTTTTGCGGGTGCTGAAAAAGGGGATGAAGATTTTCTCCATCAGCTCGGCAGACATGCCCAGGCCGTTATCGGTTACTTTGAGCAGGGTTTTGTTTTGCTGCACCTCGGCTGACAGGGTAATGATCGGTTCGGGCCGGTCTTTAACGGCTTCAATGGCGTTCACTAACAGGTTAATCAATACTTGTTCCAGCAGGTTGATGTCTACATCAATGCTCAGGCTCAGGTCGCGTAGGATGATGTCAAGTTCGATATTTTTCTTTTCGAGGGTGGGCAGCATAAGGGTATTAAGGTTTTCGAACAAATCGTATACTGATACCTTTTGCAGCTCCAGCTTGGTAATTTTGTTTAAGCTGCGGTAACTTTCGGTGAACTTAAGCAAACCTTCGCTGCGGCGTTTTATGGTGTCAATGCCCAGCTCCAGGTCTTCCAAATCGGGCCCTACAGCACTGTTGGCAATGTCAGGGCGTTTCAGCCGGTTTTTCAGTGTATCAGCCAGGGAGGAGATGGGCGCTACCGAGTTCATAATCTCGTGGGTCATCACGTTGAGCAGTTTTGACCATGCGTTTGATTCCGACTCGTCCATGGCATCGCTCACGTTTTGGAACGCCACCAGTTTGTATACTTTGTCTTCGCTCTTTAGTAAGCTGGCCATGAGCAGCAATTTAACCTGCTGCTGCTCTTTGACTAACGTAACCACCCGGCTACCGCCTGATTTAACCTGGATAATTTCGTTGTATATATCTGCGTTTCGTTTTTCAAGCGCCTGGATGTTTTTGAGATAGGGGATGTTCAGCAGATTTTTAAACGATTCGTTTACCCAGCCAATATCGCCGGTGGCCGGCTCATACGACAGGATACCCGTGCCTACCAGTTCGAGTATTTTTTGCAGGTAGTGGTACTGCGTTTCGCGTTCGCGGTTGATGGTCTTAAAAGTAGTATTAATCTCGTTGAAACCCTTGCGCAACACCTGCACATTAGTAGGCGCGCTCTGCACAGCATAATGGCGCGAAAAATCGCGGTACTGGGCGGCCTCAGCAAACTCCTGCACCTCCTGCTGTATTTTACCGTACTGCTGCATAATACTCACTACCACGTATATAACAAACGGCGCCAGTGCGGCAGCGTAAATATAATGCTGTGTGGTTATGGCAAAGGCAGCTCCACACAGCAGCGCAAATAGTATAAAAATTCGCAGCAGCAATTGCCACTCGTAACGCTTAAATATCATACTTGTTCAGTCGGCGGTAAAGTGCGGTACGGGTTAGGCCAAGTTCTTTGGCGGCGCGTGTAATGTTGCCGCTGTGTTTATCAATCACCCTTAAAATGGCATTTTTTTCCATTTCGCTCAAAGGTACGTTGTCGGCATCTTCGGCGTTTTGCGGCTTGGCGGTTTCGAGTGATGAAAAAATCAGGTCGTCGGGTTGCAGGGTAGCATCCTCGGCCATAATTACGGCGCGCTCAATGGTGTACTGCAACTCGCGTATGTTGCCGGGGTAGCCGTATTGCTGCAACTTTTGCAGTGCTGCCGCGCTAAACTCAACATTAGGTTTTAAATATTTAGTAGCATACACCTTGGCAAAATGGCGGGCCAGTAAGGGCACGTCGGTATGGCGGCGGCGCAGGGGCGGCATGGTAATTTCTACCGTGTTAATGCGGTAAATTAAATCTTTCCTAAACTTGTTTTCGTTAGCCAATTCCTGCAGGGGCACGTTGGTAGCACAAATGAGTCTGATGTTGATGTCGACCGCCTTATTGGTGCCCAGGCGGGTAACCTGGCGGTTTTGCAGTACGGTTAATAACTTGGCCTGTTGCAACAAACTGATGTTGCCAATCTCGTCTAAAAATAAGGTGCCGCCTTCGGCTTCTTCAAAGCGGCCCATGCGGTCTTCGCGGGCATCGGTAAATGCGCCTTTTTTATGGCCAAACAGTTCGCTCTCAAACAAAGTATCGGTAAGTGCGCCCACGTCAACCTTTACAAAAGGCTTGTTGGCCCGCAAAGAGCGTTCGTGAATGGCTTTGGCCATTAAGTCTTTACCGGTACCGTTTTCGCCTAAAATTAAAATATTGGCATCGGTAGGGGCAATCTTGTTTACCTTATAAAATATATCCTGCATCACGTCCGATTCGCCCAAAATAGACGTGCTCCCCGCAGACCCCTTAACCGCCACTTTGGGGCGTTTGGGGCCTTCCTGCTTATCGAGCAAATCGCGGATGGTTTCAATCAGTTTTTCGTTGTGCCAGGGTTTCACCACAAAATCATTGGCACCTTCTTTTAACGAGCGTACGGCCAGGTCAATATCGCCGTAGGCTGTAATCATTATTACACAAACGTTGGGCCTCCAATCTTTAACCTTGCGCAGCCAGTAAATACCCTCGTTGCCGGTGTTCATGGCGCTGTTAAAGTTCATATCCAGCAATACCAGGTCAACCTGGTTGCGGGTAAGCAGCGAGTTGATGTTTTCCGGATTTTTTTCGGTAATAATTTCGTGCACTTCCGTTTTAAGCAAAAGCTTTACGGCGGTAAGCACATCGGTATCATCATCAACAACCAGTATGGTAGCTTTTTTTAATATCATGGAGTATTTTGTGTAAGAAATTAAGTTAACCTCAAGCTATAGTATAATATAGCCGCTTATAAAGGTAAGCATATAAATTTGCTGCCCTAACATGCCTTAAAGGGCAATTGCGCATCCAAAAATATAACTATTTGTATATCAACGGCCTGTTTGCAAAGTACATTTTTTACATTGTATCGTTACCGCACACTGTTTGTAACACAAGCGTACGCGCAAGTTACCCGGCGTTGTAAATTGCGTTGATTTACAGTATTTTACACAATGGCACAAGGTTTATATAAGCTAATGCAAACAATCTTATTTTAAGTGGACAGAGTAATTGAGAAAAAAAAGTGGAATAGTAAGCGTTTGCTTACCATTGGCGGTATTGCTGCTGTGGTATTGCTGGTAGCCGGTAGTATTGTGTTTACCTCGGGCAAAAGCAAATTAAACGTTGATACCGAGCGTATTACTATCAGCAATGTAACCAAAGGTTCATTTCAGGAAATTATTCCGCTGAACGGGATTGTGCTGCCTATTACCACCATATACCTTGACGCTGTAGAAGGCGGACGAGTTGAAAAGCTGTTTGTGGAGGATGGCGCCACCATGAAAAAAGGGCAACCTATTTTAAAGCTGGCCAATACCGACCTGGAGCTGAACTTGGCTAACGAAGAAACGGCCGTATTTAACGTGCTTACGCAGATGCAGATTTCGCACGATAATGCCCGCCAGAATACTATCAGCAAGTTAAACCAGATGGCCGAGGTAGAAAGCAGCCTGAAAGAAGCTGAGCGCGTTTATAAGCTCAACAAAAAATTGTACGACCAAAAAGCGATCGGTTTACAGGAGTTTCAAAAATCTGAAAACGACTATAATTATGCCTTGCGCCGCAAACGCTTAACTACCCAAATTTTAAACCAGGACTCGACTGCCATGAACCAGCAGACTTCACAGTCTAAAGAATCATACGCGCACATGAAATCGACCTTGGAGCTGATGCGAAAAAAAGTGGGTGACCTGATTGTACGCGCCCCGGTGGACGGGCAGTTAACCTCGCTTGATGCCGAGATTGGCCAAAGCAAGCAAAAAGGCGGTCGTTTAGGGCAGATTGACGTGCTATCTGGCTACAAGGTACGGGTTGATGTGGACGAGCATTATATTACCAGGGTATTTAACGGTCAGATGGGCGAGTTTACCTTGGGCGACAAAACCTATAAGTTGAAAATAAAAAAGGTGTTTACGCAGGTGTCTAACGGTCGTTTCCAGGTAGATATGCAGTTTGTGGGCGACATTCCGAAAGATATCCGCCGCGGGCAAAGCCTGCAGATACGTTTGGCTTTGAGCGACGAAACACAAGCCGTGCTTGTGCCTAAAGGCGGTTTTTACCAGCAAACCGGCGGCAATTGGATATTTAGACTAAGTGAAGACGGCAAAACAGCTTATAAAGTTGATGTGCAATTGGGGCGTCAGAACCCCGACTATTACGAGGTAATGCAAGGCTTAAAACCCGGCGACCGTGTGGTAACTTCGAGCTATGAGAACTATGGAGATATGCAGGAGCTGGTGCTGAAATAGAGCTTAAAGCGCAAAGCCAAGAAGCAAGAGCCAGGAGCCAAGAAGATTGCGTTTAGTCTTTAAGTTTTGTGACTATCGCTAAGAAAACTGACCGAGTCAAATAAGAACAATAACATTCACAATTAAAGATATCACCCGGTGAAACGGGGAAGGAGGATAAATGATAAAAATTACCAATCTCGAAAAATTTTACCGCACCGAAGAGGTAGAAACCGTTGCGTTAAATAAACTAAACCTCGAAATTAATACCGGCGAGTTTGTGGCCATTATGGGTCCGTCGGGTTGCGGCAAATCTACGCTGCTGAATATATTGGGTTTGCTTGACGACCCGGACGGCGGCAGCTACCTGTTTAACGGCACCGAGGTAGCACACTTTAACGAGCGTAAACGTGCAGAGCTGCGCAAGCACAACATCGGTTTCGTTTTCCAGAGCTTTAACCTGATTGACGAGCTGACCGTGTTTGAAAACGTTGAACTGCCCCTTATTTACACCGGCGTAAACTCGGCCGAACGCAAACAACGCGTAGAGGAGGTGCTGACCAAAATGCAGATTATGCATCGTCGTAACCACTATCCGCAGCAGTTATCGGGCGGTCAGCAGCAGCGTGTAGCTATTGCCCGTGCCGTGGTTAACAAACCCAAATTGATACTGGCGGATGAGCCCACCGGTAACCTCGACAGCAGTAACGGTAACGAGGTAATGGAACTCCTAACCGACCTGAACGAGCAAGGCACCACCATCATCATGGTAACCCACTCCGAGCACGACGCCCGCTACAGCCACCGCATTGTACGCCTGCTGGACGGCCATACTGTGGTTGAGAACATCATGATGTAAGTCTGGGTAATTGCCTTAAAATCAATTCATCATCTATTGAAAAAATAATTTACATGAAGATACTTTATACCCTTATACTTTCGGCTTGCAGCGTGGCTGTAATGGCGCAAACCAAAACCAACCGGAGCCGTACTAGCCAAAAAATATCCGACAATGGCAAAACCTTACAAATCACTGTTAACGGTGATGTAAATGGCCGCACCGTCAATTACGACAAAACGTTTGATGTTGCCAACCTAAACCAGGCCGAAAAAGAGGCATTGAAACAGCGCATTGCCGATTCGTTGGGCATTGCCATTAGTAACAGCAGCTTTAACGCAGCCTCGGTTAAAACACCGGTTAATGTGCCGCCGCTTCCGGCTATTCCCGGCACGCCTGCTGTTGCTGCAACCGGCGAAAGCCGCACAACGCAGAATTTATCTACCAGTGTGCATGATGATAACGGCACCATGCAGGTGCAAATCAAAGGCTACCAGGGGCAAAAGCAAATCAATTACAATCGCCAATTTAACGTTAAGGGTATGTCGAAGGCGCGAAAGGATGCCATCGTTAAACACATTACCGATTCGTTGGGAGTAAGCACACCGCCGGCTACACCTAAAAATTAAATAACCAACTTTATGTTACAAACATACCTCAAAGTGGCATGGCGAAGCCTCCAGGCCCGGCTATTTTACACCTTACTTAATGTATTGGGTTTGGCGCTGGCTATGGGCTGCTGCATTTTGCTGTATGTATATGTAAGTTACCAGTTAAGTTTTGATACCTACCACCGCCACGCAGCAACCACTTACCGTATTGTAAACGAGTTGCACCTGGATAAAACCGAGTATGACAAGGGCTCTTCGATGGCCATGTACCTGGCTGCCCGGCGCGAGATACCGCAGGTAATAAACGGTGCCTATTCGTGCAGCCGGCAGAGTTATATTGTGACGGTGGGGTCCACTGATAAAAAGCTTTTTCGCGAAGAAAAGAACATTGCTTTTACCAATGCCAAATGGTTTGACGTTTTTAAATACCAGGTGCTGGCCGGCAACGTGCAGGGTTTAAACCAGCTTAACACCGCCGTGCTTACCCAAAAGCAGGCGCAAAAATATTTTGGCAGCACCCCGGCGGTAGGGCAGTACCTGCAAATTAAAAGCATACCTATGCGGGTGGTAGCCGTAGTGGCCAACCGCCCTTACAACACCGACCAAAATTCGGATGTATATTTTTCGTTCTCGACGTTAAAACAGTTAGACACCGATTTTAAAAATTACGCAAGCCAGCTGGGCTATATAGCTTCAGTAAATAACAGCTATCTCACATTGCGCAGCGCCAGTGACAAACCAGTGGTCGAAAAGATGCTTAACCAAATAGCCAAGCCATATTTTGGCGACGCTATTAAGTATTATAAATTTCAGTTGCTGCCGCTAACTGAGCAGCATTTTGATTTACGCTACGGCGGTACTACCCAAAAGTCGCTGTTAACGGTGCTCATTGTTATTGGTTGTTTGATACTGACTATGGCTATCATCAATTACATTAACCTGGTGATTGCCCAGCAGGCCCGCCGCAGTACCGAAATTGGTACCCGCAAAGTACTGGGCGCTACTGCCGGCCGGTTATTGATGCAATTTGTTACCGAATCGGTGATGACCGCCATGGTGGCTGCCGTGCTGGCTATGGGTTTGGTAGCCGTGGTACTGCCGTTTATAAACCGTTACTGGTTTTCGGCGCAGCCCATTTACGTAGGCTCGTGGTGGGCTTTGGGCTTGTTTACTTTTTCGCTGGTTATCGTGATAAACCTGGTGATGGGTATTTACCCGGCCTGGTGGCTCAACCGCTTTAACATTATACACGCGCTTAAAAAGCAGGCTACCCTGGTACAAACCGGACTGGGGCGCAAGGCCTTGGTAATACTGCAAAACCTCATCGCCCAGTTACTGATTGCCGGTACCGTCATCATTGTAATGCAGGTGCAGTTTTTAAAAAATACCGACAAGGGTTTTGACCGCAATATGGTGGTAAACATCCCCGTTGGTGCAGCTACCGATTTGCAAAAGCAGCGCCTGCGCGAGAGCGTAGCCCAAATGCCCGATGTAAGTTCGGTAAGTTTTTGCCTCAACTCGCCGGCTACCGATAGTCAGCGCGGGGCAACACTGCAGTTTGATAATCGGGCCAAGTGGGAAAGCTGGCCCGCCCGTTATGCTATTGGCGATGCCGGGTATGCCGGTACGTTCGGCTTGCAAATTATTGCTGGCCGTAACCGCAACAGCCGTGCCACTACGCCCGAATTTTTGATAAATGAAAAAATGGCCCGCATGCTGATGGGCAGTAATTGGACGGATGTAGTAGGCAAAAGCCTTCAGCCCGGCGACACAAAGGGCACGATTGTAGGCATAGTTAAAGATTTTAACGTGCACTCCCTGCTCGAACCCATTGAGCCTACGGTGGTTTTAGAAGATAGAAACCTGCAAACCAATATGGCCGTAAAGCTGAATGGCCAGCACACCGATGCTACTCTGAAAGCCTTGCAGCAACTCTATACCGAAAACCTGCCCACCGAGGTGTTTAGCTATCGTTTTATAGATGAGCAGATAGCCAGCTTGTACCGCGCCGAAACCCTGCAGCAAAACCTCATCTGGGGCGCAGCGGCTATGGCCATCGTCATCAGCTCATTGGGGCTGTTAGGTCTGGTATCCCTCATGACTTTGCAGCGTACCAAAGAAATTGGGGTACGCAAAGTATTAGGTGCTGGGGTAAGTCAAATCGGGCTGATGCTATCGGCTGATTTTCTGAAGTTGGTGGGTATTGCCCTTGTGGTGGCCATCCCGGGTTCGTGGTGGCTCATGAACCAGTGGCTGCAGAACTATGCTTATCACATCCAAATTCACTGGTGGGTGTATGTCCTAACGGGAATGCTGGCTATGCTGATTGCCTTTTTTACCGTCGGTTTTCAATCGTTTAAGGCGGCCATGGCCAACCCGGTAAACAGTTTACGAAGCGAATAAATCTTATAGAAATATTATCATGATAAAAAATTACCTCAAAATAGCCTGGCGCAACCTTTGGAAAGGCCGGGTGTTTAACCTGATGAACATTACCGGGCTGGCCGTTGCTGTAGCCTGTTGCACACTCATTTTTTTAACCGTTTATTACGAGTTTTCTTACGACAGCTTTCACCAAAAGCTCGACCGCATTTACCAAGTTTACAACGTAGCCAACCGGCCGAAAGGCGTCGAAAAAAATTCGGCTATGCCTATCCCTATGGCATCTGCCCTTAAAGCCGAATACCCGGCTGTTAAATATCTGACCCGCAGCGGCAACATGGGTGGGGTGGTAAACTATGGCAATAAAAAAGTAGATGAGGACATCCATTTTGTAGACCGCGACTTTCTGAAGATGTTCACTTTCCCACTCATCCAGGGTAACAGCAATGCGGCTTTGTCGGGGTTAAACAGCGCCATAATTACCGAAAAGGCTGCCAAAAAGATATTTGGCAATAAGCCGGCGCTTAACCAAATTATGGTTATCAACATCAATAACCAGGAGCAGCCCTTTCAGGTGACCGGTGTGGTAAAAGATTACCCATCCAACTCCAGTATTACCTTTGATGTACTGGTAAGGTTTGAACACTTTCCGCAGTATCAAACCGAAAAAAATAATTGGGATAGCCGCAGCCACATCGTACTGGCCGAATTTAATGAGGGTTTTAACCCGCGGACCTTTAATAAACAGATTAAGCCTTTTGTAAAAAAATACTACGCCGGAGACTTAAATAACTTAAAGCGCGATGGCGCCAAACCCGATGCCAACGGCGACATATTCACTTTAGCGTTGGCTCCATTCGCCAGCAATCATTTTAACAATGATATTGGTGCGGTTGAGGGCGATGCCATCAGTAAAACCTACCCATTAAGTTTGGTTGTGATTGGCTGCTTTATTTTATTAATTGCCTGTATCAATTTTATTAACCTGTCGGTGGCCCGTGGCTTTACCCGTGCCCGCGAAGTTGGAGTACGCAAAACCTTGGGTGCCGGTAAATGGCAACTGCTCACCCAATTTTGGGTAGAAACCATTATGGTTTGCTTTGCGTCAACGGCGGTTGGGTTACTGCTTTGTACCCTGCTTATTAACCAGTTTAAGGCCATGTTTAAAAGCAAAATAAGCCTGGCTATGTTGCTTGAGCCGGCGCATTTGGCAGGTATTGTAATTATGTTTTTGGCGGTTACTGCTATTGCCGGTTTCTACCCGGCCTTAATGATGGTGCGCTACAAAACGGTAGCCGTGCTTAAGGGTAAAATAAGCGGCGGCAAGCCGGGCAAGCTGCGCAATACCTTGCTAATCGTGCAGTTTACGCTGTCTACCTTACTTATCATCTGTACCATCATCACCTGGCAGCAAATTAATTACTTAAGCAACAAACCCTTGGGGTATAATAAAACCGAAGTGCTGAGCATACCCGTAGCGCAAAATGCTAAGGGGACTGATGCATTGCAGCTGATGCGTAATGAGTTGCGGAACAATAGCAACGTAGTATCGGTGAGCGGGGCCTACATGAACATGGGTAAAGGTAACGATGGCTCGTCGATGCGATCGGTGCTGGGCTTTATTTACCATGACCGTGAGGTGCGTACCCACCTGCAACGCATTGATTATGACTATATAAAAACGCTTGACATTAAACTGCTGGACGGCCGCGAGTTTGACCCTAAATTTGGTAACGACAGCACCGGTTTGATTATTAACGAGAGCATGGCGCGCGAGCTGGGTGGCAAAAATCTGGTGGGCAGCACGCTACCCATTATGGAGGGTACATCACCCGCGCACATTATTGGCATCGTTAAAAA harbors:
- a CDS encoding ABC transporter permease — protein: MIKNYLKIAWRNLWKGRVFNLMNITGLAVAVACCTLIFLTVYYEFSYDSFHQKLDRIYQVYNVANRPKGVEKNSAMPIPMASALKAEYPAVKYLTRSGNMGGVVNYGNKKVDEDIHFVDRDFLKMFTFPLIQGNSNAALSGLNSAIITEKAAKKIFGNKPALNQIMVININNQEQPFQVTGVVKDYPSNSSITFDVLVRFEHFPQYQTEKNNWDSRSHIVLAEFNEGFNPRTFNKQIKPFVKKYYAGDLNNLKRDGAKPDANGDIFTLALAPFASNHFNNDIGAVEGDAISKTYPLSLVVIGCFILLIACINFINLSVARGFTRAREVGVRKTLGAGKWQLLTQFWVETIMVCFASTAVGLLLCTLLINQFKAMFKSKISLAMLLEPAHLAGIVIMFLAVTAIAGFYPALMMVRYKTVAVLKGKISGGKPGKLRNTLLIVQFTLSTLLIICTIITWQQINYLSNKPLGYNKTEVLSIPVAQNAKGTDALQLMRNELRNNSNVVSVSGAYMNMGKGNDGSSMRSVLGFIYHDREVRTHLQRIDYDYIKTLDIKLLDGREFDPKFGNDSTGLIINESMARELGGKNLVGSTLPIMEGTSPAHIIGIVKNFNFQSLHDDIAPLTMTMLKDFQINYIFVKVKPGNLVGAYDGIKNSWHRLYPNATFLASWLNENTERQYLSERRLSGIFVSGAVLAIIISCIGLLAISIMMVIQRNKEIGIRKVLGANVFGIVMMLSQDFMKLVLVAAILSFPVAWWVMSHWLQSFAYRVDIHWWVFALSTALALILAFVTISFQSIRAAIANPVKSLRSE